One genomic region from Plasmodium chabaudi chabaudi strain AS genome assembly, chromosome: 7 encodes:
- a CDS encoding GTP:AMP phosphotransferase, putative: MRIVLFGAPGVGKGTFAEILAEKEKLKHINIGNILRNEIKKKSSIGKEINKIVNNGNLVPDNIITHIIDEEIKKCSIHNSTNFKGFILDGFPRNINQSKELIKITNIDLFVNIFSPKYILIKKLLGRRICSTCNNCFNIVNIKDEQFDMPPLLPSKDCHICKGNADLVKRSDDSEETILHRLNSYESSNAQIIDFFKNLKYNFIDFEIKKGIKDFDEFHKSIFKYF; this comes from the coding sequence ATGAGAATTGTATTATTTGGGGCGCCAGGTGTGGGTAAAGGCACATTTGCTGAAATATTGgcagaaaaagaaaaattaaaacatataaatataggaAACATTTTAAggaatgaaataaaaaaaaaatcatcaattggaaaagaaataaataaaatagttaaCAATGGGAATTTAGTTCCAgacaatataataacacATATTATtgatgaagaaataaaaaaatgctcTATTCATAATTcaacaaattttaaaggGTTTATATTAGATGGATTTCCtagaaatataaatcaaagtaaagaattaataaaaataacaaatatcgatttatttgttaatatattttccccaaaatatatactaattaaaaagttattaGGAAGAAGAATTTGTTCTACTTGtaataattgttttaacattgttaatataaaagatgaaCAGTTTGATATGCCACCACTTTTACCATCAAAAGATTGTCATATTTGTAAAGGGAATGCAGATTTAGTTAAAAGAAGTGACGATAGTGAAGAAACAATTTTACACCGATTAAATTCTTATGAATCTAGTAATGCACAAattattgatttttttaaaaatttaaaatataattttatcgaTTTTGAAATAAAGAAGGGAATAAAAGATTTTGATGAATTTCACAAATCgatttttaaatactttTAA
- a CDS encoding coatomer subunit zeta, putative, whose amino-acid sequence MRGVSIKQLDAIIMLDEDGKRIAVKYYTNVLENKDDNKNRNQGGSNLMNSNQLYSKENMNSFYDETYNDLKTVDDQKQFEHDIVDKIKKMSSLMNEIEIVVSNQYIILCLPVNDIYIFVVGDENSNELVLYEVMKAIQDSLNNITNNNIGKKQLIDKLDSVFLLFDEIIDNGIIMETNSNIIVNRLYMNEGDIQDLTSLNQAISSAKDNIIRSLLSGA is encoded by the coding sequence ATGAGGGGCGTGTCGATAAAGCAGCTTGACGCTATAATAATGCTGGATGAGGATGGGAAAAGAATTGcagtaaaatattatacgAACGTgttagaaaataaagatgacAATAAGAATCGAAACCAAGGTGGAAGTAATCTTATGAATAGTAACCAATTATAtagtaaagaaaatatgaatagcTTTTATGATGAAACATATAATGATTTAAAGACAGTAGATGATCAAAAGCAATTTGAACATGATATagttgataaaataaaaaaaatgtcatCACTAATGAATGAAATAGAAATCGTAGTATCAaatcaatatattatattatgctTACCAGtgaatgatatatatatatttgttgttGGAGATGAAAATAGTAATGAACTTGTTTTATATGAAGTTATGAAAGCAATTCAAGActctttaaataatattacaaataataatattggaaaaaaacaattaataGATAAATTAGATTCcgtttttttacttttcgATGAAATTATTGATAATGGTATTATTATGGAAACCAATTCAAATATTATAGTAAATagattatatatgaatgaaGGAGATATACAAGATCTAACTTCGTTAAATCAAGCAATATCTTCAGCaaaagataatataattagaAGTTTATTAAGTGGTGCAtaa
- a CDS encoding nuclear cap-binding protein subunit 2, putative, which translates to MSHLYEEVYKKRKYYDRALCNDYEDWLNKIQYSKTVYIGNLSIYTTEQQIYEHMSKAGEVENIIMGLHRTEKSPCGFCFVVYKRKEGATQSVNFLNNSILDGRIIRVDEDLGIIGKRKYGRGKTGVQKRDERNKHFDEDRPIVLDSLAQQHLVTKKRKFNNNSYHNPNVYNNIYHPYERNVKPRALTNNYQNPNPVNPRHVVTLYPNAQHLMGYNRNKNKPYNYNHNHSHNNYKKERKPNM; encoded by the exons atgtcgcatttatatgaagaagtatataaaaaaagaaaatactATGATAGGGCATTATGTAATGATTATGAAGACtggttaaataaaatacaatattCTAAAACTGTTTATATTGGGAATCTATCTATTTATACAACAGAGCAGCAAATATACGAG CATATGAGCAAAGCCGGGGAGGTtgaaaacataataatggGACTGCACAGAACTGAGAAATCTCCTTGCGGTTTTTGTTTTGtagtatataaaagaaaagaaggAGCAACACAATCGGTTAACTTTCTTAACAATTCAATATTAGATGGAAGAATAATAAGAGTAGATGAAGATTTAGGAATTATAGGGAAACGAAAATATGGAAGAGGTAAAACAGGGGTACAAAAAAGAGATGAACGaaataaacattttgaTGAAGATAGACCAATAGTACTTGATAGCTTAGCACAACAACATTtagttacaaaaaaaagaaaatttaataataatagttatCATAATCCAAATGtttacaataatatatatcatccATATGAAAGAAATGTCAAGCCAAGGGCTTTAACAAATAACTATCAAAATCCGAATCCCGTAAATCCTAGACATGTTGTTACATTATATCCAAATGCACAACACTTGATGGGatataatagaaataaaaacaagCCATACAATTATAATCACAATCATAgtcataataattataaaaaggaaagaaAGCCCAACATgtga
- a CDS encoding cdc2-related protein kinase 3, putative, with protein MMNEFEENEDEFFLNIFRGGPGKHFCSKTENFFLETNTLENNIQNELLKNIENPCFLSKLSELKNKLLYDFCVTKKEEIQNKIWNHIDDVVNNLSDEDALNVYESLNKSQKTNDDNPFLGYINIHSNNTTSKHGVVANSLVRDSDKVGKTNNMKSYLPQNVDLEEILWNKINVNKYNNIDKINKNINMLWDIYINYNLLNLNKCKNKKIVRDILTSLIKKDNQLMNMISGNNKISLANILNIYKREKTKNNQINSPTLRSETEVQSENQEAGQNEDHPDLFSNLNSGPTVDQGINYQNETQTDLNKEENVNSKINESNNASEKDGINKDVSSEKDEHEQINDNPNLCEGKENGGNKNLTSFFSSMDDSNAILKIKKDIIKKVKLKSMKNEIKDENNLIHELLLYSIKGEIQMKVKNIVKVHQVGQGAYGDVWMAEDIENNKRIALKKLKLNGSKEGLAKTYIREISILNSLQHKNVVELIGVIRTNIIPEEVKSNDALHNFEKSNRLLNVKDNPRDSDESSESCSSSEASDNSETSDSSGSSDSSDSSGGSNSRSRTKDLLERKTNQCASIWMVFEYVPFDLSGYSELLREERQQKDRYKNMNLFTIGEVKNIMLQLFQALEYCHKNNVIHRDIKIANLLMDANGILKLADFGLARYHIDSLASNMTNRVITLWYRPPELLLGSENYSSSVDMWSCGCVLAELLTSNPLFTADNESDILKVIVNKIGLPNNNDYKFLKRLPLWNKVQFNPIHPSNINNLNQTKKIETENIIKNLHGVGELGLDLFKRLLKWDPLERISAHDALNHPWFKTHPLPEPIQQRCNIKAAHSFMTKSYKKRDAPKMNLKKKIQENFRFLNVGKYRKIYFMNKHTDKIPQPLTSQMVHSLPPDNDPQGIQNRHTANEIELKIGKENKINEKQKLDNITRVHENSQTDQVDAKILSNYVDNFENKNIKKENNIPDTEIISKEDGYTSKKYDKGSQNGYENKYENRYKNADKQSKYMNKYQTDNKKYYDDLEKRKPSDEYRTGYDSNSQWGKGSYISKDRRSRERRSRDRRSRERQSRDRRSRERQSRDRRSRERQSRDRRSRERRSRDRWSRDRRSRDRWSRDRRSRDRWSRDRRSRDRWSRDSRSRERNWYRKEYWKRDEHKRDYRDRDRDRYRGRYDERYDGRYDDRYGGRYDRHYDRYDDRYDDRYDDRYDDRYDDRRDDRYDERRDERRDDRRRSGNREKDRGRGKKREYERDDEMNKSEEFKKERKGEKDIDKRSSGKEKKRNAEKSNNINENKEKDEKKKKQKIDSENVKDEKK; from the exons atgaTGAATGAATTTGAAGAAAACGAAGATGAATTTTTTCTGAATATTTTCAGAGGAGGACCAGGAAAACATTTTTGTTCGAAAactgaaaatttttttttagaaacAAATACgcttgaaaataatatacaaaatgaacttttaaaaaatatagagaacccatgttttttatcaaaactttctgaattaaaaaataagttgttatatgatttttgtgttacaaaaaaagaagaaattcaaaataaaatttggaATCATATTGACGATgttgttaataatttaagtgATGAAGATGCTTTAAACGTGTATGaaagtttaaataaatctcaaaaaacaaatgatgataatccTTTTTTGggatacataaatatacacaGTAATAATACAACAAGTAAGCATGGAGTTGTTGCAAACAGTTTAGTAAGGGACAGTGATAAGGTTGGAAAAACGAATAATATGAAATCGTATTTACCTCAGAATGTAGACCTAGAGGAAATATTAtggaataaaattaatgtaaataaatataataatatagataaaataaataaaaatataaatatgttatgggatatatacataaattataatcttttaaatttaaataaatgtaaaaataaaaaaattgtaagagatatattaacaagtttaataaaaaaagataacCAGTTAATGAACATGATATCAgggaataataaaattagcTTGGCTAATAttctaaatatatataaaagagagaagacaaaaaataatcaaataaatagcCCAACATTACGCAGTGAAACAGAGGTACAAAGTGAAAATCAGGAAGCTGGTCAAAATGAAGATCACCctgatttattttctaaccTAAACTCTGGTCCAACTGTTGATCAAGgtataaattatcaaaatgaaACACAAACcgatttaaataaagaagaaaatgtaaattcaaaaataaacgaATCTAATAATGCGTCTGAAAAGGATGGAATTAATAAAGATGTTTCATCTGAAAAAGACGAACATgaacaaataaatgataatccAAATTTATGTGaaggaaaagaaaatggagggaataaaaatttgacttcctttttttcttcaatgGATGATTCAAAtgcaattttaaaaataaaaaaagatattataaaaaaagttaaattaaaatcaatgaaaaatgaaataaaagatgaaaataatttaatacatgaattattattatattctataAAAGGAGAAATACAAatgaaagtaaaaaatattgttaaaGTTCATCAGGTAGGTCAAGGTGCATATGGTGATGTATGGATGGCTGaagatatagaaaataataaaagaattgctttaaagaaattaaaattaaatggaAGTAAAGAAGGGTTAGCTAAAACTTATATAAGAGAAATATCTATACTTAATTCTTTAcaacataaaaatgttgtTGAACTTATTGGTGTCATTCGTACGAATATTATACCTGAAGAAGTCAAATCAAATGATGCACTAcacaattttgaaaaaagcAACCGCCTTTTAAACGTAAAAGATAACCCCAGAGATTCGGATGAAAGTAGCGAAAGTTGCAGTAGCTCCGAAGCGTCTGACAATTCTGAAACGTCTGATAGTTCGGGCAGTTCGGACAGTTCGGATAGCTCTGGTGGTAGCAACTCTCGATCGCGCACGAAGGATTTGTTGGAAAGGAAGACAAATCAGTGCGCTTCTATATGGATGGTTTTTGAGTATGTGCCATTTGATTTGTCTGGGTATAGTGAATTATTACGGGAAGAAAGACAACAAAAAGAtcgatataaaaatatgaatttatttacaataggtgaagtaaaaaatataatgctCCAACTATTTCAAGCATTAGAATATtgtcataaaaataatgtaatacatagagatataaaaatagccaATTTATTAATGGATGCAAATGGTATATTGAAGCTAGCTGATTTTGGGTTAGCTAGATATCATATAGATAGTTTGGCATCTAACATGACAAATAGAGTTATTACTTTATGGTATAGACCCcctgaattattattaggtTCAGAGAATTATTCATCTAGTGTAGATATGTGGAGTTGTGGATGTGTATTAGCAGAGTTATTAACAAGTAATCCTCTATTTACTGCAGACAATGAATCAGATATTCTAAAAGTtatagtaaataaaatagggttacctaataataatgattataAGTTTTTGAAAAGATTGCCATTATGGAATAAAGTACAATTTAATCCAATACATCCaagtaatataaataatctaaatcaaactaaaaaaatagaaacagaaaatattataaaaaatttacatgGAGTTGGAGAATTAGGATTAGATTTATTCAAAAGACTTTTAAAATGGGATCCTTTAGAAAGAATATCAGCACATGATGCTTTAAATCATCCATGGTTTAAAACTCATCCTTTACCTGAACCCATTCAACAAAGATGCAACATTAAAGCTGCTCATAGCTTTATGAcaaaaagttataaaaaacgaGATGCtccaaaaatgaatttaaaaaaaaaaatacaagaaAATTTTAGATTCTTAAATGTTGGAAAGTacagaaaaatatattttatgaacaagCATACGGACAAAATTCCTCAACCGTTGACTTCCCAAATGGTCCACTCCCTCCCACCAG ATAACGACCCTCAGGGAATACAAAACAGACACACTGCCAACGAAATCGAACTTAAGATTGGAAaggaaaacaaaataaatgaaaaacagAAATTAGATAATATAACTCGAGTACACGAAAATAGTCAAACAGATCAAGTAGATGCtaaaatattatctaaTTATGTAgacaattttgaaaataaaaacattaaaaaagaaaataatattccaGATACAGAAATAATTAGTAAAGAAGATGGGTATAcatctaaaaaatatgacaaAGGTTCACAAAATGGATATGAAAATAAGTATGAaaatagatataaaaatgcagATAAACaaagtaaatatatgaacaaataTCAAACTGATAATAAGAAATACTATGATGACTTAGAAAAGAGAAAACCATCTGACGAATATCGAACTGGTTACGATTCGAATAGCCAGTGGGGAAAAGGAAGTTACATTTCCAAGGACCGACGAAGTAGAGAAAGACGAAGTAGGGACAGACGAAGCAGAGAAAGACAAAGTAGAGACAGACGAAGCAGAGAAAGACAAAGTAGAGACAGACGAAGCAGAGAAAGACAAAGTAGAGACAGACGAAGCAGAGAAAGACGAAGTAGAGACAGATGGAGTAGGGACAGACGAAGTAGAGACAGATGGAGTCGAGACCGACGAAGCCGAGATCGATGGAGCAGGGACAGGCGAAGTAGGGATAGGTGGAGTCGGGACAGCCGGAGCAGGGAAAGGAACTGGTACCGAAAGGAATATTGGAAGAGAGACGAACACAAGAGGGATTACAGAGATAGAGACCGAGATAGATATCGAGGACGGTATGACGAACGGTATGACGGAAGATACGACGATCGGTATGGTGGCCGGTATGACAGACATTATGACAGATATGACGACAGATATGATGACAGGTATGATGACAGATATGACGACAGATATGATGACAGACGTGACGACAGATATGACGAGAGACGTGACGAGAGACGTGATGACCGACGACGAAGTGGGAATAGGGAGAAAGATAGAGGACGAGGGAAAAAGAGAGAGTATGAAAGAGACGatgaaatgaataaatCGGAAGAATTCAAAAAAGAAAGGAAAGGAGAAAAGGATATTGACAAACGAAGTAGTggtaaagaaaaaaaaagaaatgcagaaaaatcaaataatataaatgaaaataaagaaaaagatgaaaagaaaaaaaaacaaaaaatagattcagaaaatgttaaagatgaaaaaaaataa